In the Pongo abelii isolate AG06213 chromosome 9, NHGRI_mPonAbe1-v2.0_pri, whole genome shotgun sequence genome, CTTCCTCTTCACTGGCCTTGCTCCAGCGGTGGCAGCAGTTGGCAGTGATGCCCAGGAGGAAGTTGGTGGCCACAGAGGCAATGGAGACCACGAAGCCCACGAACGCAATGAATAGGTAATCGTCCAGGGTCAGGGTCAGGTGGCAGGCCTTGAAGCTCTCCTCAGTGAGTGAGAAGAGCGGGGCGCCCTCGACTTCAGGAGGGCCCCGGCACTCAGCCAGCTGAGAATCTGTAACACAGAAGCCAGGGAGGGTGAGGTacccagggaaggagaggggattGGAAAGCCCACCCACAACCGCTTGCTGGAAAAAGTAAGAAAGACATTCACTGAGGTTCTTCCATGTGCCAAGAATTCTACTTATCTCCTTTAGTTCCCTCAACAACTCTCAAGGCAAGGATTTTTATGTCTATTTCTATAGATATGGAAAGTACTGTTTAAAGAGTTTAGCAATTTGCTGAAAGTCATCTGGCTATGACCAGTGGTAGATCTGGGGACACCATCATCTCTTACAATAACCTCCCAACTGGTTTCTGGGCTTCAGAAGGTGTCTGTCCTCAGCCTGCAGGCTGGGACCTCACCAGCAGCTGACAAACCATTTTAATACAGTCAGCTGAGTGGTTCTTTCGAACCTGATGTCCTGCCACTCCTTCTCTACTTTAACCCTTCCCTGGATTCCTGTCTTTGAATGGAGCAAAAATCAAGGTGCTCCCCATGGGCTCCAGGGATTCTTACCCATCTCTTCCACTCTGTTCCTTACttactctgctccagccacacacaCCTCCTGGTCATCTTTCCATGATCCCAGAGTGTCCCCTCTTGAAGCGGGGAAGGGATGCTTTTGCATTTGTCCCTTTGGGAGGGAGCTTCCCCCCTCGATCTCTGCACAGCTCAGCTCCCCACTTCCTTTGGGACTTGGCTCAATGCCACATTATTAGTGAGGCCTTTCCTTAAGACTCTGAATAAAATAGCACCCCACTTCACCTCCCCCTGGGCTCCCTATCTTCCCTGCTCTGCTCTGTTTTTCTATGTAGTGTTGATCACTGCCTGAAAGTTTAatggtttattttctgtcttctccccTTTCAATATAAGCCCCTCCCATGGCATCTTTAGCATCAGAACAGTGTCCTGTCCATAGTAAGTGCTTGATGAATCTTTACAACATGAATTTAAGAGTCTGTCCAACTCCGAATCATTGGGCCTTTCCACTACTTATGTGGCATTTCCAGATACACAGGGTATAGAGTTAAGAGTATGGGTTCCAGAGCTATTGGCCTAGTTTCAAATCCCCTCTTCACCCATTGCTAGTTGCATGATTACAggtaagttatttaatctctctgtgtcttgacttcttcatctgtcaaatgaggataataacagtATCTACTTCTCAGGATACTGAGATTCAGTGAGTTAACATATACGaattatatgttacatattaatgtaatatataatatataacatatattatatttcaATTATATGAATTATTATATTGGTTGTTTTTCCTAGACAGGTCATTGGCGGTCATATTCTGCACTCAAGCTTCTGTAGGAGGGGGCTGCTTTTTCTGGTGGGGTTTTTGTTATCTTCAGCATTGATGGTCTCATTTCATCCTTCTGGGGTCACTTTTATGAACGCATGATGGCTGTCAATGGTCTTATCTCACTCTGCCTGGGAAGTAAAGGTAGTGTGCAGGTGACACTCTTGCCATGCAGCTTTAGGCATCAGCTTTTGAGCAGCCAATCATTCCTTTGTTTAGTGGATAAATATTAATCAAGCTCTTACCTTGGGTAAgtcttttttttggtctttctGGCTCTCATGCTCTGCCTCTATAAGAAGGGGAtaatccagccaggcacagtggctcatgcctgtaatgccagcattttgggaagccaaggcgggtggatcatgaggtcaagagattgagaccagcttggccaacgtggtgaaaccccatctctactaaaaatacaaaaattagctgggtgtggtggtgcgcacctgtagtcccatctactcgggaggctggggcaggagaattgcttgaacccgggacgtggaggttgcagtgagccaagattgcaccactgcacttcagcctgggtgacagagtgagactctgtctcaaaaaaacaaaaaaaaaaaaaagaaaaaaagaaggggataATCCAATCTAAATTTTCTGAGAGTCAATATGGgacattttctaaattatgtgTTGTATAAATGCATAAATGCTATGTATTCATTCTGCAGTTTTTGAGGGCAAGGAATCAAATGATGGATTTGGATTGAACCTTTCGAGAATTGAATCAGCAACATCCTTGGAAATGGGGAGTCAGGTTTGGAAGGAGAACGCAACCTTCCCCAAATCCCAGGTTGAGTAATCCCTGTAGGCTGTGAGCACAGGACCCCTGTCCTGCCCAGGCCAGGATCCTGTCTGGGGTTGACTTGCATGAGCTCTCCTCTGGAAACCTGAAGATGCTGAACTCTAAAGTCTATTATGTAGATAAAGTGGGTACTGGTGAGATAGTGAGATGGGGAATGTGGCAACACTCATATGGACCAGCCAGAGGAGCCCCTGACAGCCCTTGGTGGGACCACACAGGATGCAAGATGGGAACGTGGAGGCTGATAAAACCCCCTGGTAAGTCAAGGCACCAGTCCTAGTCATGCTGTATCCCAGGGGCTTGCTTATTATGGCCCTCTTTGTTCAATGTTTCCAAAAACCATGGATAACAGTGGAGTTCCatgaagaaaaagggaagaagcaGCTGAAAAGGACCTAAAGGGAAGAGCATCACCTAGTTCTGCCTCCACTGGCAAGGTTTTGTCCCTGAGGAGAAGCACCCTGGTGCGTGTGGCCTGGTGTTAAGTGTGTTCTGTGGAGGAATAGGGAGCCTGGCTTTCCAGCTGGGCCTGCTTGCTTCGTCATCATGAGCCTGTGGACAGCCACTCTCCCCCTCTGGAGCTCAGGTTCCTCACCTGTACTGATGTATGTGTGAGCCTACACTGATGAAATCTTGGACACCTCTCCTGCTTGCTGGGAGTCTGAGCTTCTTCAGAGCAGCAGGGACCTCAGAGATCACAGAAAAGGAGTCCCTGGGTGTAATGGAAGCTTAGTGCTTTGGGTGCCCTTTCTGTTATTAGTGCacaggagaaagagggaaggtgCGGCCTGCCAAGGTTGAGCAAGTTGGGAGATTGCTCCAGGCAGCCTCCCCCTCCTGCCCTCCACCATCGCCCCATCCCAGTCCCCAGCTATTTTGGTGCAAGAGAATTTCCTCCTACAGCTCTGTGGAAACACTGGAATCGTGACCCACAGCCCTCCCCAAACTATTTTGGTCTTGGGCTCCCCACTCAGTCCTCCTCTCCCTTTTACCACATTCAGCATTGCTTCTTCTCAACATGTGCTGGGCTCAGGTTCTGGGAAAGCCCCTGGGATACGGCCTTCAGCTACTACTTCTGGGTGCTTGTGCCAAGCCTTGGTGTTGTCACACAGGAGAGCTGGTGGCTAGGGCCACAGCTGAACATTGCCTGCCTCTGGGTCAGGCTCAGATGCCACTGGGTTGGGACGCCCATCAAACCCAGTGTGATTTGGGCTCCTTCAGGCCCCAGTCCACCCTCCAGTTGGGATTGGCTGGTTGAGTTGCCGCATCTCAGTCTTCCTTTCAGCTCCCTACCCTGTGCCCAAAGTTTACACTGCTCAGGGCCTTGAGTTTGAGGAAAGCCAGGTTCTCGTAGCTGAGGTCCAGGTCTTGGAGCTGCATGAGGTCCTGGAACTCTATGGCAGCCCTTTGGCCAGTCCAGGACTCAGGTTCTGACTCTTCTGGCAGGCCAGAATCTGACTCTTCAGGATATAGTCAGGGAGATTGCCAGGACTCAAATCCTGGCTTCAACACTTAGCAGCTGTGTAACTTCCAACAAGCTactgaacctctctgtgcctcagcttcctcttctgtAGAGTGGCAATCTCATTAGTGTTCTTCTGGGGATAGGAAGAGGTAGGTAAAGCTGCTTAAGAGAGGGCCTGGTAAATAGCAAGTACTAAGATCTCAAGTTCCTCCTGGAACATATTGGCTGTCACGCAACTTAAGCTATTGCAGCTATGTTGAGATTGTGTTAGCCATTACTATTTATACGAGAGTTTCCAACACTTGGAATGCTAAAAAAGCATTCTGGTAGATTAGAACAGGGCTTAGAAGTCAGATAAATCTAGGTTTTATTCATGGTCctgccactttttaattttttaatttgtattttttttcatggCCCTGCCACTTTCTAAGTTCGTGATTCCTGTCAAGCCTTTTTATTGTtctaaatctcagtttcttcacctggaaaatgggtataataaaaaTGGGGGTCTCATGAGATAATGGATCCCAAGATCTTAGGTCATGGTGAAAGCTCAATAAAAACCACCAATGATGAGCTATTCTCACTTGTCTACTATCCGTCTGCCTCATTAGGTCATGAGCAGCACAGTGGTGAGGGACATCTACTTCATGAATGAATGGGCCCTCGGTGCCTCACCTGCATAGGAAGGATTCTACAAACAACCTGTTGGCAGAGCTGGTGTACAAAGAGGCAAGCCCACATTAGAAAACGAAGTAGGTGCTTTCCGGCTCTAAGTCCCCCGCTTTCTTTGGAGCCTTTGCTTCCCATTGAGGCAAGCCCTCCCTGTTGACTGCCCCGTCCTGCCCCTCCATTACCTGCTGTACAACGCTGGATCCGGTTTCGCAGCCACTTCAGCAGGGGCTCCATGGTGCAGCCACACACCCAGGGATTGCCACCGATCTGCAGGGTCACCAGCCCCGGTAGGCCCTCAAGAGCCTCCAGGCTGAGGAAGGCCAGGCCCCCATAGCTGAGGTCCAGGTCTCGGAGCTGCATGAGGCCCTGGAAGGCCTGGGGGTGCACCCTCCGCAGCCAGGGGTTGTGGCTCAGGTCGATGTGGACCAGCCCATGGGCCTCCTGGAACATGTCAGCCGGCACGTGGCTGAAGTTGTTGTAGCTCAGATCCAAGTGTGCCAAGCGCTTGGCATGGAGGAAGAGGCCCCGGGGCAGCTCCATTAAGGAGTTGTTGCGCAAATCCAGCACCTGGAGCTCCATGTAGCATGTGAGGTAGCCAGGCGGCACTGCTGTGATGCGGTTGTGGGCCAGGCTGAGGTTTCGGGTGTCCATTGGCAGGTCTGGGGGCACGGAGAATAGCCGCTGGCTGCTACAATCCACCACCTGGTTACGGCATGTGCAAAGGACTGGACAGCTGGTGCCAGCATCCGAGTGCATCAACCCGGCTGCCAAGAGGAGGGAGATCAGCAGCATTGCTGGGTGGGGTGGCCCAGGCCAGGGAAGCTGGGCCCAAGTGTCACCCATCTTAGGCAGCTGGCAACAGCAGTGCTGGAGGGAGCCCATGAGGACCGTGTCCATGGAATTGAGAGTCTGTGACACAGGAAGGCAGCTACATCTGGGGCCAGCGTCTGCGAAGGTGGGGCTTCTGAGCATGTGGTATCATGGCTAGAGACTTTCCCAGGAGCCTCTGAGCACCAGAGGGCTTCCTGAGATCCACGGGAGGTCCCCTTCTGGAGCCTAGGGGGCAAGACACCCAGTTGAGGTCCCCTAGGGTCTGGAATGATGATCAAAACCTGAGAAAGGGAGGGGACAAGGATGGGGCTGGGTCAGCTGCCAGCAGGTCCTGGAAGAGTTCCTGCAGATCTTTTGTGTCTCTCTCACCCATGCCTGCTGGATGTTTCCTCTTGGTGCTGTGTCTGGGAGGGAGGGGCTGAAGGAGATGAAACGTGCCCTTTAAAGATCCTTGGCACTTCTTCTGAGAAAACTTAAGTCCTGTCCCACGTTTGGGACTGATTAGGAAGCCAGGGCTGCACCTGGGTCTCCAGTGTTGAAGGTCTCAGAGGCCATTTGTCCTGGTGGCCTGGTGGGCTGGAGTCCAAGGGGGTCCCAGGGTGGGTGTTTTGGGAAGAGGGCCTGGGAGGAAGTGAGTCTCCATGGGCCTCCTAAAAGCCTGAGAGTCCTCAGCCTCAGTGGCTGCTGGAATCCCCAGGAAGcctctttttttcccaaagagaGGAGGACCCCAGGTGATGCCCACTGTCTGGGCCTCCGGGGCCAGAAGAAGTCATGAGTCCTGAAGGTGCAGGCTGAGGGTCAGCTGGCAGAGCTCTGGCAACTTCTCCAAGCCAGTGCCTTCCTCAGCGCAGCTCTGTATTCAGCAGGTGGAGGCCGAATTCCCTCTGTCAACAAGGAAAGCACTCAGGCAGAGAAATCCTGTGCCCACACCCCCTTGTCCCTTCACCTAGGACCCTTGTCttatctttgtctctttct is a window encoding:
- the LRRC55 gene encoding leucine-rich repeat-containing protein 55; this encodes MLRSPTFADAGPRCSCLPVSQTLNSMDTVLMGSLQHCCCQLPKMGDTWAQLPWPGPPHPAMLLISLLLAAGLMHSDAGTSCPVLCTCRNQVVDCSSQRLFSVPPDLPMDTRNLSLAHNRITAVPPGYLTCYMELQVLDLRNNSLMELPRGLFLHAKRLAHLDLSYNNFSHVPADMFQEAHGLVHIDLSHNPWLRRVHPQAFQGLMQLRDLDLSYGGLAFLSLEALEGLPGLVTLQIGGNPWVCGCTMEPLLKWLRNRIQRCTADSQLAECRGPPEVEGAPLFSLTEESFKACHLTLTLDDYLFIAFVGFVVSIASVATNFLLGITANCCHRWSKASEEEEI